A single genomic interval of Saccharothrix saharensis harbors:
- a CDS encoding class I SAM-dependent methyltransferase, translating to MQDTRPTPDRIMRLINGYWATGILGAAASHSVFTHLDGGADTPGLLAERAGISERGAQTLLDGLVSLELVELHDGRYRNTGDAAEFLVEGRPAGLSEFAKLKLGHMGAMASLPDVVRAGGPVSDVTTEVADNPHWEKVVTAIAAQSVPVATIAADALRLADAGEVSILDVGGGSGVYSAIWLSLNPAARATQLDWGPINAIARRLLAERGVADRFTCVDGDLHSTDFGTAAYDVAVYSHIAHQEGPEDNIATFTRLRDALKPGGTLVVNDYVVDDDRSGPPFALLFASEMLLKSKQGGTWRRADYHAWLTKAGFEDITFQPTSSPATLIFAR from the coding sequence ATGCAGGACACCCGACCGACGCCGGATCGCATCATGCGGCTCATCAACGGCTACTGGGCCACCGGCATCCTCGGCGCGGCGGCGAGCCACTCGGTGTTCACCCACCTCGACGGTGGCGCGGACACCCCCGGCCTGCTGGCCGAACGGGCCGGGATCTCCGAGCGCGGCGCGCAGACGCTCCTCGACGGGCTCGTCAGCCTGGAGCTGGTCGAGCTGCACGACGGCCGCTACCGCAACACCGGCGACGCGGCCGAGTTCCTGGTCGAGGGCAGGCCCGCCGGGCTGAGCGAGTTCGCCAAGCTCAAGCTGGGGCACATGGGCGCGATGGCGTCGCTGCCCGACGTCGTGCGGGCCGGCGGTCCGGTGAGCGACGTGACCACGGAGGTGGCCGACAACCCGCACTGGGAGAAGGTGGTCACCGCCATCGCCGCGCAGTCGGTGCCGGTGGCGACGATCGCGGCCGACGCGCTGCGGCTGGCCGACGCGGGCGAGGTCTCGATCCTCGACGTCGGCGGCGGCTCGGGCGTCTACTCCGCCATCTGGCTCTCGCTCAACCCCGCCGCCCGCGCGACCCAGCTCGACTGGGGCCCGATCAACGCGATCGCGCGGCGGCTGCTGGCCGAGCGCGGCGTGGCCGACCGGTTCACCTGCGTCGACGGCGACCTGCACAGCACCGACTTCGGCACGGCCGCCTACGACGTCGCGGTGTACTCCCACATCGCGCACCAGGAAGGGCCGGAGGACAACATCGCGACCTTCACCCGGTTGCGTGACGCCCTCAAGCCCGGCGGCACGTTGGTGGTGAACGACTACGTCGTCGACGACGACCGGAGCGGCCCGCCGTTCGCGCTGCTGTTCGCCTCGGAGATGCTGCTCAAGAGCAAGCAGGGCGGCACCTGGCGGCGAGCCGACTACCACGCCTGGCTGACCAAGGCGGGCTTCGAGGACATCACCTTCCAACCCACCTCGTCCCCGGCGACCCTGATCTTCGCCCGCTAG
- a CDS encoding methyltransferase: MTPDATLARLRDYMVGPARFMNLLSCFELGIVDAIREQPGATAAELGKVVGVKPDAVEQLLHLLVKEGFIAFDGDTGGYSLDGLADVAAPDLNRALAYMNLIKVVSLRQLYYLTDSVRTGTVAGLKELYGFEGTLYGAVAEHRDLRDAWSTLMDKVTERIDPWFFENVDIPAGAQVLDLAGNTGLGAIHTYRHKASPGLTVTTFDLPEKEQEALENFRANGVAEHCSFIGGNVFDSIPAGYDVVLIKHFLDMFDQDDVFRILDGVHKSLNVGGQVHVMVPVYPEDIKDTDNYNVDFFPSFFLGATMGQGGPQKLSTYRRWLEERGFTVTKAITKSPADIPKDVIPIPGVLSATKTA, encoded by the coding sequence ATGACACCGGACGCAACGCTTGCCCGACTTCGTGACTACATGGTGGGGCCCGCGAGGTTCATGAACCTGCTGTCCTGCTTCGAACTCGGCATCGTCGACGCGATCCGCGAGCAGCCCGGCGCCACCGCGGCCGAGCTGGGCAAGGTGGTGGGCGTCAAGCCCGACGCGGTGGAGCAACTGCTGCACCTGCTGGTCAAGGAGGGCTTCATCGCCTTCGACGGCGACACCGGCGGCTACTCCCTCGACGGGCTCGCCGACGTCGCCGCGCCCGACCTGAACCGGGCGCTGGCCTACATGAACCTGATCAAGGTCGTGTCGTTGCGGCAGCTGTACTACCTGACCGACAGCGTGCGGACCGGCACGGTCGCGGGCCTCAAGGAGCTGTACGGGTTCGAAGGCACCCTGTACGGGGCCGTGGCCGAGCACCGCGACCTGCGTGACGCCTGGTCGACGTTGATGGACAAGGTGACCGAGCGCATCGACCCGTGGTTCTTCGAGAACGTCGACATCCCGGCGGGCGCGCAGGTGCTCGACCTGGCCGGCAACACGGGCCTGGGCGCGATCCACACCTACCGGCACAAGGCCTCGCCCGGGTTGACGGTGACGACGTTCGACCTGCCCGAGAAGGAGCAGGAGGCGCTGGAGAACTTCCGGGCCAACGGCGTGGCCGAGCACTGCTCGTTCATCGGGGGCAACGTCTTCGACAGCATCCCCGCGGGCTACGACGTCGTGCTCATCAAGCACTTCCTGGACATGTTCGACCAGGACGACGTGTTCCGGATCCTCGACGGCGTGCACAAGTCGCTCAACGTCGGCGGCCAGGTGCACGTGATGGTGCCGGTGTACCCCGAGGACATCAAGGACACCGACAACTACAACGTGGACTTCTTCCCGTCGTTCTTCCTCGGCGCCACCATGGGCCAGGGCGGGCCGCAGAAGCTGTCGACCTACCGGCGGTGGCTGGAGGAGCGCGGGTTCACGGTGACCAAGGCCATCACCAAGAGCCCGGCCGACATCCCGAAGGACGTCATCCCGATCCCGGGCGTCCTGTCGGCGACGAAGACCGCCTGA
- a CDS encoding class I adenylate-forming enzyme family protein encodes MIHRAWKRGFYPGILPDVAAARNGSTLLTLDHDLDVLPEAGRRITVSELVGHVDDLAGRLWAAGVRPAEHVAVYKTANFDAWVLATAASRIGAVPVMLSPALKGPTVAALLDRLDRPHLLTDVPKLDAMADVPLDGRTSSVLIVAGSRAGAVSLAELAGSPRVRPVFRVPEEPAMITHTSGTTGVPKLVVHTPQTMKLRLRPQRWLLALMKNRETVAIHIPFVHSRMFAAMALALVRAMPVVLIRQSDPDEVTEVLRQYRPGFLEVLPNSLMDWEELADDPRKPFASIKYFSTTFDAIHPRTISRLLKSSERRSPLFFQIYGQSEVGPAVGRPYFPGSAHRADGRCVGYAMPGCARVRVVSRDGKRPSKDNPGFIEVSWKAVAQTYHGEQDRFDENLNGKWWRTGDVGYRTKFGCLHMLDREVDMIPGVQSSLEVEDVVLGRLSELSELVVVTGPKGEAIPVICTTEDQPLDPERWRAAVAGFPQLADPIQIPRAELPRTATLKVQRIELSRRLQEQLEKRA; translated from the coding sequence ATGATCCACAGAGCGTGGAAGCGCGGTTTCTACCCCGGCATCTTGCCGGACGTGGCCGCGGCCAGGAACGGTTCGACGCTGCTCACCCTCGACCACGACCTGGACGTCCTGCCCGAGGCCGGGCGGCGGATCACCGTGTCCGAGCTCGTCGGCCACGTGGACGACCTGGCGGGCAGGCTGTGGGCGGCCGGCGTGCGGCCCGCCGAGCACGTCGCGGTCTACAAGACCGCCAACTTCGACGCGTGGGTGCTGGCCACCGCCGCGTCGCGGATCGGCGCGGTGCCGGTGATGCTGTCGCCCGCCCTGAAGGGCCCGACCGTCGCCGCCCTGCTCGACCGGCTGGACCGGCCGCACCTGCTCACCGACGTGCCCAAGCTCGACGCCATGGCGGACGTGCCGCTGGACGGGCGCACGTCGAGCGTGCTGATCGTGGCCGGGAGCAGGGCGGGTGCGGTGTCCCTGGCCGAGCTGGCCGGTTCGCCGCGGGTCCGGCCGGTGTTCCGGGTGCCCGAGGAACCCGCGATGATCACCCACACGTCCGGCACGACCGGCGTGCCCAAGCTCGTCGTGCACACACCGCAGACCATGAAGCTGCGGCTGCGGCCCCAGCGGTGGCTGCTGGCGCTGATGAAGAACCGCGAGACCGTCGCGATCCACATCCCGTTCGTGCACTCGCGGATGTTCGCCGCGATGGCGCTGGCTCTGGTGCGGGCGATGCCCGTGGTGCTCATCCGGCAGTCCGACCCCGACGAGGTCACGGAGGTGCTGCGGCAGTACCGGCCGGGCTTCCTGGAGGTGCTGCCCAACTCGTTGATGGACTGGGAGGAGCTCGCCGACGACCCGCGCAAGCCGTTCGCGTCCATCAAGTACTTCAGCACCACGTTCGACGCGATCCACCCCCGGACGATCAGCAGGCTGCTCAAGTCCTCGGAGCGCCGGTCGCCGCTGTTCTTCCAGATCTACGGCCAGAGCGAGGTCGGCCCGGCCGTCGGCCGGCCCTACTTCCCCGGCTCCGCGCACCGGGCGGACGGGCGCTGCGTCGGTTACGCCATGCCCGGCTGCGCGCGGGTGCGCGTGGTGAGCCGCGACGGCAAGCGGCCGTCCAAGGACAACCCCGGCTTCATCGAGGTCAGCTGGAAGGCCGTGGCCCAGACCTACCACGGCGAGCAGGACCGGTTCGACGAGAACCTGAACGGCAAGTGGTGGCGGACCGGCGACGTCGGCTACCGCACCAAGTTCGGCTGCCTGCACATGCTCGACCGCGAGGTGGACATGATCCCGGGCGTGCAGAGCAGCCTGGAGGTCGAGGACGTCGTGCTGGGCCGGCTGTCCGAGCTGAGCGAACTCGTCGTGGTGACGGGTCCGAAGGGCGAGGCGATCCCGGTCATCTGCACGACCGAGGACCAGCCGCTCGATCCCGAACGCTGGCGCGCGGCCGTCGCCGGCTTCCCCCAGCTGGCCGACCCGATCCAGATCCCGCGCGCCGAGCTGCCGCGCACCGCGACGCTGAAGGTGCAGCGGATCGAGTTGTCCCGCCGCTTGCAGGAGCAGCTGGAGAAGCGGGCGTGA
- a CDS encoding type III polyketide synthase, with translation MPILCKPSVRVPEHVITMEETLEFAERVHAGKPQLPLALRLIQNTGVRKRHIVQPIEETLRHPGFEERNRIYEVESKKRVPEVVEEALANAGVVAHDIDAIIYVSCTGFMMPSLTAWLINTMGFRSNTRQIPIAQLGCAAGGAAISRAHDFCTAYPEGNVLIVSCELCSLCYQPGDDGVGSLLSDGLFGDAVAAAVVRGSGGTGVALERNASYLIPNTEEWISYAVRSTGFHFQLDRRVPGTMEPLAPVLRDLATDHGWDIAGLDFYIIHAGGPRILDDLSKYLGVDRTAFRHSWATLTEHGNIASAVVLDALRRLFEEAPPAPGATGVIAGFGPGITAEMAVGRWVVDTPSPRGASAFGAERDFAYEAGRQATWTA, from the coding sequence ATGCCCATCTTATGCAAGCCGTCGGTGCGCGTGCCGGAGCACGTCATCACCATGGAAGAGACCCTGGAATTTGCCGAGAGGGTGCATGCCGGGAAGCCACAGCTCCCGCTGGCGCTTCGACTGATCCAGAACACCGGGGTGCGCAAGCGGCACATCGTGCAGCCGATCGAGGAGACGCTGCGCCATCCCGGTTTCGAGGAGCGCAACCGCATCTACGAGGTCGAGTCCAAGAAACGGGTGCCCGAGGTCGTCGAGGAGGCGCTGGCGAACGCGGGCGTCGTCGCGCACGACATCGACGCGATCATCTACGTGTCGTGCACCGGGTTCATGATGCCGTCGTTGACCGCCTGGCTGATCAACACCATGGGGTTCCGGTCGAACACCCGGCAGATCCCCATCGCGCAGCTGGGCTGCGCGGCGGGCGGCGCGGCGATCAGCCGTGCGCACGACTTCTGCACGGCCTACCCCGAGGGCAACGTGCTGATCGTGTCCTGCGAGCTGTGCTCGCTGTGCTACCAGCCCGGTGACGACGGCGTCGGTTCGCTGCTGTCGGACGGGTTGTTCGGGGACGCGGTCGCGGCGGCCGTGGTGCGGGGCAGCGGCGGGACGGGCGTGGCGTTGGAGCGCAACGCCTCCTACCTCATCCCGAACACCGAGGAGTGGATCTCCTACGCGGTCCGCTCGACCGGCTTCCACTTCCAGCTCGACCGCCGGGTGCCCGGGACGATGGAGCCGCTCGCGCCCGTGCTGCGCGACCTCGCCACGGACCACGGGTGGGACATCGCGGGCCTCGACTTCTACATCATCCACGCCGGCGGGCCGCGGATCCTGGACGACCTGAGCAAGTACCTCGGCGTCGACCGCACCGCGTTCCGGCACAGCTGGGCGACGTTGACCGAGCACGGCAACATCGCCAGCGCGGTCGTCCTGGACGCGTTGCGCCGGCTGTTCGAGGAAGCGCCGCCGGCACCGGGCGCCACCGGCGTGATCGCGGGCTTCGGGCCCGGCATCACCGCCGAGATGGCGGTGGGCAGGTGGGTCGTCGACACGCCGTCGCCCCGGGGCGCGTCGGCGTTCGGGGCCGAGCGGGACTTCGCGTACGAGGCAGGGAGGCAAGCCACATGGACGGCCTGA
- a CDS encoding cupin domain-containing protein yields MDGLIVPPGQGRRLTTKAQDVTFKVTGAHGSPNSIFEVVVPPGFDVGAHVHERTGEFFYVLEGELDLLAFEPVERKGDRWDDWEAPDGRRFVRAGVGASMFVPTGCPHAFRNSTDKPARMLFQSSPAPDHERYFEEICEIFAAGSDGVDPEAVQRLRDRYDVKQITPLRYEPPSPAGVNGSLSSVSGR; encoded by the coding sequence ATGGACGGCCTGATCGTCCCACCGGGCCAGGGTCGGCGGCTGACGACGAAGGCGCAGGACGTCACCTTCAAGGTCACCGGGGCGCACGGCTCGCCCAACTCGATCTTCGAGGTGGTGGTGCCGCCGGGGTTCGACGTCGGCGCGCACGTGCACGAGCGCACGGGCGAGTTCTTCTACGTGCTGGAAGGCGAGCTGGACCTGCTCGCGTTCGAGCCGGTCGAGCGCAAGGGCGACCGCTGGGACGACTGGGAGGCGCCCGACGGCCGCCGGTTCGTGCGCGCGGGCGTGGGCGCGAGCATGTTCGTGCCCACCGGGTGCCCGCACGCGTTCCGCAACTCGACCGACAAGCCGGCGCGGATGCTGTTCCAGAGCTCGCCCGCGCCGGACCACGAGCGGTACTTCGAGGAGATCTGCGAGATCTTCGCGGCGGGTTCGGACGGCGTGGACCCCGAAGCGGTGCAGCGGTTGCGCGACCGGTACGACGTCAAGCAGATCACGCCGCTGCGCTACGAGCCGCCGTCGCCCGCCGGCGTCAACGGCAGCCTGTCGTCGGTGAGCGGGCGGTGA
- a CDS encoding DegT/DnrJ/EryC1/StrS family aminotransferase gives MEPIPLVKASLGEQELAAVAEVFASAWQAGQGPKGKALEAALTARYGAGDAVALNNCGSALHLALLALGVQPGDEVIVADYSFPAPAHAVHYVGAVPVFADVRADTGTVDPAAVEDLIGPRTVGVIAVDTVGLPADYAELKAITDRHGLFLVEDAACAVGATYQGREAGALAPVAVLSFHGRKGITSGEGGALIATDPAVAAHARLRSSFGIGSIFDQAKVVGLPIPEFTEIGYNYKLADIAAAILLVQLGRVEELLERRRAVAARYAELLADEELVTLPHVPDDRTHAWQSFLLTLDAGVDRAAVAADLRAQGIGCGHGTWASHLQPVYEAKQQCPTSADLFRRQFAVPMHAELRMDQVDRVVEAVRVAVRAHASARV, from the coding sequence GTGGAGCCGATCCCCCTGGTCAAGGCGAGCCTGGGCGAGCAGGAGCTGGCCGCCGTCGCGGAGGTGTTCGCCTCCGCGTGGCAGGCGGGCCAGGGCCCGAAGGGCAAGGCGCTGGAGGCCGCGCTGACCGCCCGCTACGGCGCCGGCGACGCCGTGGCGCTGAACAACTGCGGCTCGGCGCTGCACCTGGCCCTGCTGGCGCTCGGCGTCCAGCCGGGTGACGAGGTGATCGTCGCGGACTACTCGTTCCCGGCACCGGCGCACGCGGTGCACTACGTCGGCGCGGTGCCGGTGTTCGCCGACGTGCGCGCCGACACCGGCACCGTCGACCCGGCGGCGGTGGAGGACCTGATCGGTCCGCGCACCGTCGGCGTGATCGCGGTGGACACCGTCGGGCTGCCCGCGGACTACGCCGAGCTGAAGGCGATCACCGACCGGCACGGGCTGTTCCTCGTCGAGGACGCCGCTTGCGCCGTCGGGGCGACCTACCAGGGGCGTGAGGCGGGCGCGCTGGCGCCGGTGGCGGTCCTGTCCTTCCACGGCCGCAAGGGCATCACCAGCGGCGAGGGCGGCGCGCTGATCGCCACCGACCCGGCGGTCGCGGCGCACGCGAGGCTGCGCTCGTCGTTCGGCATCGGCAGCATCTTCGACCAGGCGAAGGTCGTCGGCCTGCCGATCCCGGAGTTCACCGAGATCGGCTACAACTACAAGCTGGCCGACATCGCCGCCGCGATCCTGCTGGTGCAGCTGGGGCGCGTCGAGGAGCTGCTGGAGCGCAGGCGCGCGGTCGCGGCCCGGTACGCCGAGCTGCTCGCCGACGAGGAGCTCGTCACGCTGCCGCACGTGCCGGACGACCGCACGCACGCCTGGCAGTCGTTCCTGCTCACGCTGGACGCCGGCGTGGACCGCGCGGCCGTCGCGGCGGACCTGCGGGCGCAGGGCATCGGGTGCGGGCACGGCACGTGGGCGAGCCACCTGCAGCCGGTGTACGAGGCCAAGCAGCAGTGCCCGACGTCGGCGGACCTGTTCCGCCGCCAGTTCGCCGTGCCGATGCACGCCGAGCTGCGGATGGACCAGGTCGACCGGGTGGTGGAGGCGGTGCGCGTCGCGGTGCGCGCCCACGCCTCCGCCAGGGTGTAG